The following proteins are co-located in the Micromonospora coriariae genome:
- a CDS encoding DUF1003 domain-containing protein, producing MADQRRAERLDQPREPRGIKLPRFDAEAFGRWSEGIARGMGTANFIVVMTVVIAIWFGWNTLAPAQLRFDPYTFTFLTLVLSLQASYAAPLILLAQNRQADRDRVALEEDRRRATAQKADTEYLAREIAALRIALGEVATRDFLRSELARLAEELDEAGQRRQRLERRQQEKDSRQERRGQRPTDGAGLDEPRDDLDGDFAPEARPDAAGPRAQDG from the coding sequence ATGGCTGACCAGCGGCGGGCCGAACGGCTCGACCAGCCACGCGAGCCTCGGGGGATCAAGCTGCCCCGGTTCGACGCGGAGGCGTTCGGGCGGTGGTCCGAGGGCATCGCACGGGGCATGGGCACCGCGAACTTCATAGTCGTCATGACGGTGGTGATCGCGATCTGGTTCGGCTGGAACACGCTGGCCCCGGCCCAGCTGCGCTTCGACCCGTACACCTTCACGTTCCTCACCCTGGTGCTGTCGTTGCAGGCCAGCTATGCGGCGCCGTTGATCCTGCTGGCGCAGAACCGGCAGGCCGACCGGGACCGGGTGGCGTTGGAGGAGGACCGGCGGCGGGCCACCGCGCAGAAGGCGGACACCGAGTACCTGGCCCGGGAGATCGCCGCGCTGCGCATCGCGCTGGGCGAGGTGGCGACGAGGGACTTCCTGCGCTCGGAGCTGGCCCGGCTGGCCGAGGAACTCGACGAGGCGGGGCAGCGCCGGCAACGGTTGGAGCGCCGCCAGCAGGAGAAGGACAGCCGGCAGGAGAGGCGTGGCCAGCGGCCGACCGACGGTGCCGGGCTGGACGAACCCCGCGACGACCTGGACGGCGACTTCGCCCCCGAAGCCCGGCCGGACGCCGCCGGCCCCCGCGCCCAGGACGGCTGA
- a CDS encoding Mrp/NBP35 family ATP-binding protein, with the protein MSAPVSTVEDAIQAALATVNDPEIRRPITELGMVRSATIDASGVVRVELLLTVAGCPLKDKLRTDITAAVAAVPGVTGVEIDFGVMSPEQRQSLQSQLRGGGASEEPVIPFAQPGSRTRVYAVASGKGGVGKSSVTVNLAAALAARGLSVGVVDADIYGHSVPRMLGADGRPTRVEDMIMPPQSHGVKVISIGMFTSGNAAVVWRGPMLHRALQQFLADVYWGDLDVLLLDLPPGTGDVAISLAQLLPNSEILVVTTPQAAAAEVAERAGAIALQTHQRVVGVIENMSWLELPDGSRMEIFGAGGGAAVAESLSRTIGAQVPLLGQIPLDTRVREAGDAGNPIVLAEPESPAAQALGTIADRLAVRRESLLGKPLGLKPAGR; encoded by the coding sequence ATGTCAGCACCCGTCAGCACCGTCGAGGACGCGATCCAGGCCGCCCTGGCCACCGTCAACGACCCGGAGATCCGCCGGCCGATCACCGAGCTGGGCATGGTCCGCTCCGCCACGATCGACGCCAGCGGCGTCGTACGGGTCGAGCTGCTGCTCACCGTCGCCGGTTGCCCGCTCAAGGACAAGCTGCGCACGGACATCACCGCCGCGGTCGCCGCGGTGCCCGGGGTGACCGGTGTGGAGATCGACTTTGGTGTGATGAGCCCCGAGCAGCGGCAGTCGTTGCAGTCGCAGCTGCGCGGCGGGGGTGCCAGCGAGGAGCCGGTCATCCCGTTCGCCCAGCCGGGCTCGCGGACGCGGGTGTACGCGGTGGCCAGCGGCAAGGGCGGCGTCGGCAAGTCCAGCGTGACTGTCAACCTGGCGGCGGCGCTGGCCGCCCGCGGGCTCTCGGTGGGCGTGGTCGACGCAGACATCTACGGCCACTCGGTGCCCCGGATGCTGGGCGCGGACGGTCGGCCGACCCGCGTCGAAGACATGATCATGCCGCCGCAGTCGCACGGCGTGAAGGTCATCTCGATCGGCATGTTCACCTCCGGCAACGCCGCGGTGGTGTGGCGCGGCCCGATGCTGCACCGGGCGTTGCAGCAGTTCCTGGCCGACGTCTACTGGGGCGACCTGGACGTGCTCCTGCTCGACCTGCCCCCGGGCACCGGCGACGTGGCCATCTCACTGGCCCAGTTGCTGCCCAACTCGGAGATCCTGGTGGTCACCACCCCGCAGGCCGCCGCCGCCGAGGTGGCGGAGCGGGCCGGTGCGATCGCACTGCAAACCCATCAGCGGGTCGTCGGCGTCATCGAGAACATGTCCTGGCTGGAGCTGCCGGACGGCTCCCGGATGGAGATCTTCGGTGCCGGCGGCGGCGCGGCGGTCGCCGAGTCGCTGAGCCGGACCATCGGCGCCCAGGTGCCGTTGCTCGGGCAGATCCCGCTGGACACCCGCGTCCGCGAGGCCGGGGACGCCGGTAACCCGATCGTGCTGGCCGAGCCGGAGTCGCCGGCCGCACAGGCGCTCGGCACGATCGCGGATCGACTCGCGGTGCGTCGGGAGTCGCTGCTCGGCAAGCCGCTCGGCCTCAAGCCCGCCGGGCGCTGA
- a CDS encoding Sec-independent protein translocase family protein — protein sequence MLDNLNWWEIGALLLLALLIFGDRLPAVITDGLRMVRNLRNMARNATGDLSRELGTDIQLEDLHPKAFIRKHLLSEEDEAAIRKPLQGVYDNLRADVGGVHNELKDVANAADLRTNGTRSGTATGTPSAPAPRASYDDAT from the coding sequence ATGCTCGACAACCTGAACTGGTGGGAGATCGGTGCGCTGCTGCTCCTGGCGCTGCTGATCTTCGGCGACCGGCTGCCCGCCGTGATCACCGACGGCCTGCGGATGGTGCGCAACCTGCGCAACATGGCCCGCAACGCCACCGGCGACCTGAGCCGTGAGCTGGGCACCGACATCCAGCTCGAGGATCTGCACCCGAAGGCCTTCATCCGCAAGCACCTCCTCAGCGAGGAGGACGAGGCGGCGATCCGCAAGCCGTTGCAGGGCGTCTACGACAACCTGCGCGCGGATGTCGGCGGCGTGCACAACGAGCTGAAGGACGTGGCCAACGCCGCGGACCTGCGGACGAACGGGACCCGGTCCGGCACGGCCACCGGCACCCCGTCGGCGCCCGCTCCCCGAGCCAGCTACGACGACGCCACCTGA
- a CDS encoding S1C family serine protease, whose protein sequence is MGGTDVTDGWDWRRGGETPAPARPPGAEAPPAGSPTAPGAGGVPVASSDVASTAGSPQASTAPPAAWPASTAAPASTAAPAEPGAAGTSPWWSDALSDPWRDPAAPAAVVVPGVVAAGTEPEPVTDPDAPGRPTLRHLLLIPVITALLAGTLGGALGYAFAVRGGAGGTVLGAEPAQPPALAQRKPESLAGVAERVLPSVVTVRVSSLGGTSEGSGFIASADGHVITNDHVVAGGSGKASVIFNDGSSAAATVVGQDPESDIAVIKVSRTGLRPVEFGDSDALAVGDPVLAIGSPLSLANTVTAGIVSALDRTMQAGEPGGPVRYYAAIQTDAAVNHGNSGGPLVDGAGRVVGVNSTIKSLVAEGQEAGNIGLAFAIPINQAKRVTQDIIGTGKARRTVIGAQVGGPGAGASGGVRLAAVEPSGPAAGAGLRVGDVILKLNGRPMTEPTDLIALVRKFAPGSVVTVEFRRGADRQNTSVTLAADAK, encoded by the coding sequence CTGGGAGGCACCGACGTGACCGACGGCTGGGACTGGCGCCGGGGCGGTGAGACTCCGGCTCCGGCACGACCGCCCGGGGCAGAGGCCCCGCCGGCGGGGTCGCCGACCGCGCCGGGGGCCGGCGGCGTGCCCGTGGCGTCGTCCGACGTGGCATCGACGGCCGGGAGCCCGCAGGCATCTACCGCGCCGCCGGCCGCCTGGCCGGCATCGACCGCGGCGCCGGCATCGACCGCGGCACCGGCAGAGCCCGGCGCCGCCGGCACGTCGCCCTGGTGGTCCGACGCGCTCTCCGATCCGTGGCGGGATCCGGCGGCGCCGGCCGCGGTGGTGGTGCCCGGGGTGGTGGCGGCGGGCACCGAGCCCGAGCCGGTCACCGACCCCGACGCGCCGGGCCGACCGACGCTGCGTCACCTGCTGCTCATCCCGGTGATCACCGCGCTGCTGGCCGGCACCCTCGGCGGCGCGCTGGGTTACGCGTTCGCGGTACGTGGCGGAGCCGGTGGGACGGTGCTCGGCGCCGAGCCGGCGCAGCCGCCGGCGTTGGCCCAGCGCAAGCCGGAGTCGCTGGCCGGGGTGGCCGAACGGGTCCTGCCCAGCGTGGTCACCGTGCGGGTGAGCAGTCTCGGCGGGACGAGTGAGGGCTCCGGCTTCATCGCCAGCGCCGACGGGCACGTGATCACCAACGACCATGTGGTGGCCGGCGGCAGCGGAAAGGCCTCGGTGATCTTCAACGACGGCAGCTCCGCGGCGGCGACCGTGGTCGGCCAGGACCCGGAGTCGGACATCGCGGTCATCAAGGTGAGCCGGACCGGGCTGCGGCCGGTGGAGTTCGGCGACTCCGACGCGTTGGCGGTCGGCGACCCGGTGCTCGCCATCGGCTCGCCGCTCTCGCTGGCCAACACGGTCACCGCCGGCATCGTGAGTGCCCTGGACCGGACGATGCAGGCCGGCGAGCCGGGAGGTCCGGTGCGGTACTACGCGGCCATCCAGACCGACGCGGCGGTCAACCACGGCAACTCGGGTGGACCGCTCGTCGACGGCGCCGGGCGGGTGGTCGGGGTGAACTCCACAATCAAGTCGCTGGTCGCCGAGGGGCAGGAGGCCGGCAACATCGGGCTCGCCTTCGCCATCCCGATCAACCAGGCCAAACGGGTGACCCAGGACATCATCGGCACCGGCAAGGCCCGGCGTACGGTGATCGGCGCCCAGGTCGGCGGTCCGGGCGCGGGAGCCAGCGGCGGCGTACGGCTCGCCGCGGTGGAGCCGTCCGGTCCGGCGGCCGGCGCCGGACTTCGGGTCGGCGACGTGATCCTGAAGCTCAACGGACGGCCGATGACCGAGCCGACGGACCTGATCGCCCTGGTCCGCAAGTTCGCGCCCGGTTCAGTGGTGACCGTCGAGTTCCGGCGCGGGGCCGATCGGCAGAACACCTCGGTCACCCTTGCCGCGGATGCCAAGTGA
- a CDS encoding O-methyltransferase yields MRTARSLAHEVGLDAVTPGAGAALRLLAAAGNARAVVEIGTGTGVSGLWLLRGMRADGVLTTIDVEVEHQRIARRIFSEAGFAAGRTRIITGRALDVLPRLADGAYDLVFVDAEATGFHACVEAALRLLRPGGVLALNGMLAGGRIGDPAARDAETVTVRETIKAVRESEHWIPALLPVGHGVLAAVKC; encoded by the coding sequence CTGCGCACCGCCCGCAGCCTGGCCCACGAGGTGGGCCTCGACGCGGTCACCCCCGGCGCCGGAGCGGCGCTACGGCTGCTCGCCGCGGCCGGCAACGCCCGCGCGGTCGTGGAGATCGGCACCGGCACCGGGGTGAGCGGTCTCTGGCTGCTCCGCGGCATGCGCGCCGACGGCGTGCTCACCACCATCGACGTGGAAGTGGAGCACCAACGGATCGCCCGGCGGATCTTCAGCGAGGCCGGATTCGCCGCCGGCCGCACCCGGATCATCACCGGTCGCGCCCTCGACGTGCTGCCCCGGCTCGCCGACGGGGCGTACGACCTGGTCTTCGTGGACGCCGAGGCGACCGGCTTCCACGCCTGTGTGGAGGCCGCGCTGCGGCTGCTGCGCCCGGGGGGCGTGCTCGCGCTCAACGGCATGCTGGCCGGCGGTCGGATCGGTGACCCGGCCGCCCGGGACGCGGAGACCGTGACGGTCCGGGAGACGATCAAGGCGGTGCGGGAGTCCGAGCACTGGATCCCCGCCCTGCTCCCGGTCGGGCACGGGGTGCTCGCCGCGGTGAAGTGCTGA
- a CDS encoding leucyl aminopeptidase family protein yields MLAIRPIAEPDRLDVLVLPVRPADPAADGDASAVPVPTAVALPDGVAEEAAALAPVARLTGRAGEIRTHLCPGRTPGRLLLLGIGDGDEAAWRTAGAALARAAVDETHITLALPAEVTSAAVRGLTEGLLLASYRFRLTDAGDPPALAGVDLLLADPAAHEAAVATARTTAAMTRLARDLTNTPSSVKNPQWFADQVTEAAADLPDLRLRVREPDELAAEGFGGILAVGGGSASGPRLVELDWHPAGARTHVVLIGKGITFDTGGISIKPVPAMKLMRKDMAGAAAVVAATLGAATLRLPVRVTALAPLAENMVSGSAFRPGDIVRHYGGMTSETTNSDAEGRLVLADALAYAVRQLAPDLLLDLATLTGANAVALGKRTAALYSENDRLAADVLTATEAAGEAAWRMPLPTDYVEYLGSEIADLYSAPTQGAGSVVAALYLREFTGDLRDRWLHLDMSAPSWADGDHAEVSRGATGWGVRSLLRWLASVD; encoded by the coding sequence GTGCTCGCCATCCGTCCGATCGCCGAGCCCGACCGGCTCGACGTCCTCGTCCTGCCCGTCCGTCCCGCCGATCCGGCGGCGGATGGCGACGCCTCCGCCGTACCGGTGCCCACAGCTGTCGCACTACCGGACGGTGTCGCCGAGGAGGCCGCCGCGCTGGCACCGGTCGCCCGGCTGACCGGCCGGGCCGGTGAGATCCGCACCCACCTGTGCCCCGGGCGTACCCCGGGCCGACTGCTCCTGCTCGGCATCGGCGACGGCGACGAGGCGGCCTGGCGGACCGCCGGCGCGGCCCTGGCCCGCGCCGCCGTAGATGAGACGCACATCACACTCGCCCTTCCGGCGGAGGTCACATCGGCCGCAGTTCGCGGGTTGACCGAGGGGCTGCTGCTCGCCTCGTACCGGTTCCGGTTGACCGACGCCGGTGACCCGCCCGCGCTCGCCGGCGTCGACCTGCTGCTCGCCGACCCGGCCGCGCACGAGGCCGCCGTCGCCACGGCCCGGACCACCGCCGCGATGACCCGGCTCGCCCGCGACCTGACCAACACGCCTTCCTCGGTGAAGAACCCGCAGTGGTTCGCCGACCAGGTGACCGAGGCCGCGGCCGACCTGCCGGACCTGCGTCTACGGGTCCGTGAGCCGGACGAGCTGGCCGCCGAGGGCTTCGGCGGGATCCTCGCCGTGGGCGGCGGCTCGGCCAGCGGCCCCCGTCTGGTGGAGCTGGACTGGCACCCGGCCGGCGCGCGTACCCATGTGGTGCTGATCGGCAAGGGCATCACCTTCGACACCGGCGGGATCTCGATCAAGCCGGTGCCGGCGATGAAACTGATGCGCAAGGACATGGCCGGCGCGGCCGCGGTCGTCGCCGCCACCCTCGGCGCCGCGACGCTGCGGTTGCCGGTCCGGGTCACCGCGTTGGCCCCGCTGGCCGAGAACATGGTCAGCGGCTCGGCGTTCCGTCCCGGCGACATCGTCCGGCACTACGGCGGGATGACCAGCGAGACAACCAACTCCGACGCGGAGGGCCGACTGGTCCTCGCCGACGCGCTGGCGTACGCGGTGCGGCAGCTCGCGCCGGACCTGCTGCTCGACCTGGCCACCCTCACCGGGGCCAACGCCGTGGCCTTGGGCAAGCGGACCGCCGCCCTGTATAGCGAGAACGACCGGCTGGCCGCCGATGTGCTCACCGCGACCGAGGCGGCCGGCGAGGCGGCCTGGCGGATGCCGTTGCCCACCGACTACGTCGAGTACCTGGGCAGCGAGATCGCCGACCTGTACAGCGCGCCGACGCAGGGTGCCGGGTCGGTGGTGGCCGCGCTCTACCTGCGCGAGTTCACCGGCGATCTGCGGGACCGTTGGCTGCACCTGGACATGTCGGCACCGTCCTGGGCGGACGGCGACCACGCCGAAGTCAGCCGGGGCGCGACCGGCTGGGGTGTCCGCTCGCTCCTGCGGTGGCTCGCCAGCGTCGACTGA
- a CDS encoding DUF3117 domain-containing protein: MAAMKPRTGDGPLEVTKEGRGIVMRVPLEGGGRLVVEMTPDEANALGDALKAAAG, from the coding sequence ATGGCGGCGATGAAGCCGCGGACGGGCGACGGTCCGCTGGAAGTCACCAAGGAGGGTCGGGGCATCGTCATGCGGGTCCCGCTGGAGGGCGGTGGCCGGCTCGTCGTCGAGATGACTCCCGACGAGGCCAACGCGCTCGGTGACGCGTTGAAGGCGGCCGCCGGCTGA
- a CDS encoding PaaX family transcriptional regulator, which translates to MQARSALFDLYGDHLRPRGGRAPVAALVKLLAPLGIAPPAVRTAVSRMVRQGWLDPLRLASGPGYSITPKAARRLDEAAARIYRTGRVSWDGRFDLLVLEALGSRRDRQRLAANLSFLGYGTLDEQTWVATRPAEDVDLLLAEAGVRFERFTASHFAGTPGAMGVVRRAWNLTEIGRAYERFVADQRTLLAAVTARSSDEEAYAARFRLVHAWRTFLFRDPQLPPALLPERWPGTAAASFFDRHAARLRPAADRYVEQCLDAGNRIVRQKGR; encoded by the coding sequence ATGCAGGCACGGTCGGCACTCTTCGACCTGTACGGCGACCACCTCCGGCCGAGGGGTGGCCGCGCACCGGTCGCCGCCCTGGTCAAGCTATTGGCGCCGTTGGGAATTGCGCCGCCGGCAGTGCGCACCGCCGTGTCCCGGATGGTGCGTCAGGGCTGGCTCGACCCACTCCGGCTGGCGTCCGGACCGGGATATTCGATCACACCGAAAGCCGCCCGGCGACTGGACGAGGCGGCGGCCCGGATCTACCGGACCGGCCGGGTCAGCTGGGACGGCCGGTTCGACCTGCTCGTGCTGGAGGCCCTCGGCTCCCGGCGGGACCGGCAGCGACTCGCCGCCAACCTGAGCTTCCTGGGCTACGGGACGCTGGACGAGCAGACCTGGGTGGCCACCCGGCCCGCCGAGGACGTCGACCTGCTGCTCGCCGAGGCCGGTGTCCGGTTCGAGCGATTCACCGCCTCGCACTTCGCCGGCACCCCCGGCGCGATGGGCGTGGTCCGCCGGGCCTGGAACCTCACCGAGATCGGCCGGGCCTACGAACGGTTCGTCGCCGACCAGCGCACGCTGCTCGCCGCGGTCACCGCACGCAGCAGCGACGAGGAGGCGTACGCGGCCCGGTTCCGGCTCGTGCACGCGTGGCGTACCTTCCTGTTCCGGGACCCGCAGCTGCCCCCGGCGCTGCTGCCCGAACGCTGGCCCGGCACCGCCGCGGCCAGCTTCTTCGACCGGCACGCGGCCCGCCTGCGTCCGGCCGCCGACCGGTACGTCGAGCAGTGCCTCGACGCCGGCAACCGCATCGTCCGACAGAAGGGTCGTTAG
- a CDS encoding enoyl-CoA hydratase-related protein: MTEPLLVDRTDAVVTLTLNRPNAMNALDVALKEALRDTLAELETDRSCRAVVLAGAGGSFSAGQDLREHVSTLQGASGNPLDTVRAHYNPIAARLANLPKPVVAAVRGMAAGAGASLAFLADIRIGGPTTSFLMAFAKVGLAADTGASWTLPRLVGHAKAVELLMLAEPVRAEEACRLGLLNRLVDDDEQVLPTAQELAARLAAGPTVAYGAIKRQLSIADAGTLADALAAEAQAQSICGATADHRAATLAFVAKQKPVFEGH, from the coding sequence GTGACCGAACCGTTGCTGGTCGACCGGACCGACGCCGTCGTCACCCTCACGCTGAACCGGCCCAACGCGATGAACGCCCTCGACGTGGCGCTCAAGGAGGCCCTGCGGGACACCCTCGCGGAGCTGGAGACCGACCGGTCCTGCCGGGCGGTCGTGCTGGCGGGCGCGGGTGGGTCGTTCAGCGCCGGTCAGGACCTGCGCGAGCACGTGTCGACGCTGCAGGGCGCCTCGGGCAACCCGCTGGACACCGTCCGGGCGCACTACAACCCGATCGCCGCCCGGCTGGCCAACCTGCCCAAGCCGGTGGTGGCCGCGGTCCGTGGGATGGCCGCCGGGGCGGGCGCGTCGCTGGCCTTCCTCGCCGACATCCGGATCGGCGGCCCGACCACGAGCTTCCTGATGGCCTTCGCCAAGGTCGGCCTCGCCGCCGACACCGGCGCGTCCTGGACGCTGCCGCGACTGGTCGGACACGCCAAGGCGGTGGAGCTGCTGATGCTGGCCGAGCCGGTACGCGCCGAGGAGGCCTGTCGGCTGGGGCTGCTCAACCGTCTGGTGGACGACGACGAGCAGGTGCTGCCGACCGCGCAGGAGCTGGCCGCACGCCTCGCCGCCGGCCCCACCGTCGCGTACGGGGCGATCAAGCGGCAGCTCTCCATCGCGGACGCCGGCACCCTCGCCGACGCGCTGGCCGCCGAGGCGCAGGCGCAGTCGATCTGCGGCGCCACCGCCGATCACCGGGCGGCCACCCTCGCCTTCGTCGCGAAGCAGAAACCGGTCTTCGAAGGACACTGA
- a CDS encoding DNA-3-methyladenine glycosylase I: MTDLVIGADGLPRCAWGSSTPDYAVYHDTEWGRPLHGDDALYERMTLEAFQSGLSWLTILRKRPAFRLAFDEFRIPTVAGYGDADVTRLLADAGIVRNRAKIEAAIANARAALELPDGLSALLWSFAPAPRPARPASFAELAAITPESTAMAKALKKRGFRFVGPTTAYALMQATGMVDDHIVGCHVTLPPAA; the protein is encoded by the coding sequence GTGACTGACCTGGTGATCGGCGCCGACGGGCTGCCACGCTGCGCCTGGGGGTCGAGCACCCCCGACTACGCCGTCTACCACGACACCGAGTGGGGGCGGCCGCTGCACGGCGACGACGCGCTCTACGAGCGGATGACCCTGGAGGCGTTCCAGTCCGGCCTGTCCTGGCTGACCATCCTGCGCAAGCGTCCGGCGTTCCGGCTGGCCTTCGACGAGTTCCGGATCCCGACCGTCGCCGGCTACGGCGACGCCGACGTGACCCGGCTGCTCGCCGACGCCGGCATCGTCCGGAACCGAGCCAAGATCGAGGCGGCGATCGCCAACGCGCGCGCCGCGCTCGAGCTGCCCGACGGGCTGTCCGCGCTGCTCTGGTCCTTCGCCCCGGCGCCCCGGCCGGCCCGCCCCGCCTCGTTCGCCGAGCTCGCGGCGATCACCCCCGAGTCGACGGCGATGGCCAAGGCGCTCAAGAAGCGCGGCTTCCGATTCGTCGGCCCGACCACCGCGTACGCGCTCATGCAGGCCACCGGCATGGTCGACGATCACATCGTCGGCTGCCACGTCACGCTGCCACCCGCGGCGTGA
- a CDS encoding SRPBCC family protein, protein MTDPGADDLREAAQPGAGEVTATVIVNAPAERVFTALLAWERQSDWIPFTRLRVVEGDGREGSLIEAVTALGPVVLRDEMRVVRVDEPYEIGVVHCGRLLRGPGVLRCTQMDRSRTQVVWHEWFHLPGGPAGRLAWPVLWPGSKVGLTQSLKRFARLVEQGRLP, encoded by the coding sequence GTGACCGACCCCGGCGCCGACGATCTCCGCGAGGCTGCCCAACCCGGAGCCGGCGAAGTGACCGCCACGGTGATCGTGAACGCCCCGGCGGAGCGGGTCTTCACCGCGCTGCTCGCCTGGGAACGTCAGTCCGACTGGATCCCGTTCACCCGACTGCGGGTGGTCGAGGGCGACGGCCGTGAGGGCAGCCTGATCGAGGCGGTGACCGCGCTCGGCCCGGTGGTGCTGCGCGACGAGATGCGGGTGGTCCGGGTCGACGAGCCGTACGAGATCGGCGTGGTGCACTGCGGCCGGCTGCTGCGCGGCCCGGGTGTGCTGCGCTGCACCCAGATGGACCGGTCCCGCACGCAGGTGGTCTGGCACGAGTGGTTCCACCTGCCGGGCGGCCCGGCCGGTCGGCTGGCGTGGCCGGTGCTCTGGCCCGGCTCCAAGGTCGGCCTCACCCAGTCGCTGAAGAGGTTCGCCCGTCTGGTCGAGCAGGGCCGGCTGCCCTGA
- a CDS encoding DivIVA domain-containing protein yields MGQLLLFLVVALTVAAVVFGVTVLVTGRDPGLAPAEPDSQAVALPVTRPLRESDVGVVRFDTGLRGYRMAQVDQAMRRAAYDIGYKSELIGVLEAEVIALRAGRTADADALRQAREQSASAATNEDAAARQVERPGADAGSGAAPVGSAVAGPLPAVTSSPADADGVAPAVAPADDEPADGESADGTGQHGAVVRSEST; encoded by the coding sequence ATGGGTCAGCTTCTGCTCTTCCTGGTCGTGGCGTTGACCGTCGCGGCGGTGGTGTTCGGCGTGACGGTGCTGGTCACCGGTCGTGATCCGGGCCTGGCGCCCGCCGAGCCGGACTCGCAGGCCGTGGCGTTGCCGGTCACCCGGCCGTTGCGGGAATCCGATGTGGGCGTGGTCCGCTTCGACACCGGGCTGCGCGGGTACCGGATGGCCCAGGTCGATCAGGCGATGCGTCGTGCCGCCTACGACATCGGCTACAAATCCGAGCTGATCGGCGTGCTGGAGGCGGAGGTCATCGCGTTGCGTGCGGGACGCACCGCCGACGCGGACGCGCTGCGTCAGGCCCGTGAGCAGTCCGCCAGCGCGGCGACGAATGAGGATGCGGCGGCTCGTCAGGTTGAGCGGCCGGGCGCCGACGCCGGCTCCGGCGCTGCCCCGGTCGGCTCGGCCGTCGCCGGCCCGCTGCCCGCTGTCACCTCCTCCCCGGCGGACGCCGACGGCGTGGCCCCGGCCGTCGCGCCGGCGGATGACGAGCCGGCCGACGGTGAGTCGGCCGACGGCACCGGACAGCACGGCGCGGTGGTCCGGTCGGAGTCGACGTGA
- the folP gene encoding dihydropteroate synthase encodes MAGALRLGRRTFAPGELVVMAIVNRTPDSFFDRGATFAADSALRAVERAVDEGAAIIDIGGVKAGPGAEVDVAEEIRRTVDTIAAVRAAFPEVVISIDTWRAEVAVEAVAAGADLLNDTWSGADPALAQVAAQTGAGLVCSHAGGLVPRTRPHRAAFDDVVADVVATVTGLAERAVAAGVRPDGILIDPAHDFGKNTRHSLEITRRLDELTGTGWPLLVALSNKDFIGETLDLPVAERLEGTLAATAISAWLGARVFRAHQVAPTRRVLDMVASIRGDRPPTVARRGLA; translated from the coding sequence ATGGCCGGGGCGCTTCGGCTGGGTAGGCGGACGTTCGCCCCCGGCGAGCTGGTGGTGATGGCGATCGTCAACCGCACGCCCGACTCGTTCTTCGACCGGGGCGCCACCTTCGCCGCCGACAGCGCGCTGCGCGCCGTCGAACGGGCCGTGGACGAGGGCGCGGCGATCATCGACATCGGCGGGGTGAAGGCCGGACCCGGCGCCGAGGTGGACGTCGCCGAGGAGATCCGGCGCACGGTGGACACCATCGCCGCCGTCCGGGCCGCGTTCCCGGAGGTGGTCATCTCCATCGACACCTGGCGCGCCGAGGTGGCGGTGGAGGCCGTGGCGGCCGGCGCCGACCTGCTCAACGACACCTGGTCGGGGGCCGACCCGGCGCTCGCCCAGGTGGCCGCGCAGACCGGCGCCGGCCTGGTCTGCTCGCACGCCGGCGGGCTGGTCCCGCGGACCCGGCCGCACCGGGCCGCCTTCGACGACGTGGTCGCCGACGTGGTCGCGACGGTGACCGGGCTCGCCGAGCGGGCGGTGGCGGCGGGGGTACGTCCGGACGGAATCCTGATCGACCCGGCACACGACTTCGGCAAGAACACCCGGCACTCCCTGGAGATCACCCGCCGGCTCGACGAGTTGACCGGGACCGGCTGGCCGCTGCTGGTGGCGCTCTCCAACAAGGACTTCATCGGCGAGACGCTTGACCTGCCGGTGGCCGAACGGCTGGAGGGAACGCTCGCCGCGACGGCGATCTCCGCCTGGCTCGGTGCCCGGGTGTTCCGGGCCCACCAGGTCGCGCCCACCCGCCGGGTGCTGGACATGGTGGCCTCGATCCGCGGCGACCGGCCGCCCACGGTGGCCCGCCGGGGCCTGGCCTGA
- the ndhC gene encoding NADH-quinone oxidoreductase subunit A, translating into MTGYLGSYATLGLLLLASVLFFVTAFSANRVLRPARPAEPYGKRTSYECGLDPVGADWAQMQIRYYVYAYLYVLFAVEAVFLFPWAVVFDRPGFGLVTVVEMAVFVAVLALGILYAWRRNILRWT; encoded by the coding sequence GTGACCGGTTACCTGGGCTCGTACGCGACGCTCGGGCTCTTGCTGCTCGCCAGCGTCCTGTTCTTCGTTACGGCGTTCTCGGCCAACCGGGTGTTACGCCCCGCCCGGCCGGCCGAGCCGTACGGCAAGCGGACCAGCTACGAGTGCGGGCTCGACCCGGTCGGCGCGGACTGGGCGCAGATGCAGATCCGCTACTACGTCTACGCCTACCTCTACGTCCTCTTCGCGGTGGAGGCGGTGTTCCTCTTCCCCTGGGCGGTCGTCTTCGACCGGCCAGGCTTCGGCCTGGTCACTGTGGTGGAGATGGCGGTGTTCGTCGCTGTGCTCGCACTGGGAATCCTCTATGCCTGGCGTAGGAACATCCTGCGCTGGACCTGA